The DNA segment GCGGGCGTTCTTGCTCAGCGCCTTGGCGATCTCGACGCGCTGACGCTGGGCGACCGACAGGCTCAGCACCTTGGTATCGACGTCAAGGTCATAGGTGTCGAGCTGGTCGAGCAGATCGCGGGTCAGGCGACGCACCTCCGTCCAGTCGATGATGCCGGTGGCCGTGCGCGGATAGTTGCCGAGGAAGACGTTCTCCGCCACCGACAGCTCGGGGAACAGCAGCAATTCCTGGTAGACCGTGGCAATGCCTGCAGCACCTGCGTCGCGAGTCGACGAGAACTTCATCTCCTTGCCGTCGACGGTGATGGCGCCGGCGTCGGGCGTGTAGAGCCCCGACATCATCTTGATCAGCGTCGACTTGCCGGCGCCGTTTTCGCCGAGCAGCGCATGAACCTCGCCGGGGCGGACGTCGAAGCTGACGTCCTTCAGCACCTTCACGCCGCCGAAGGACTTGGACATGCCGGTCAGGCTAACATAGGCGGTCGAACTGCTCATCGGCCCGCCTCCTTCGCTTCAGGCGTTGCCGTCCTGGCAGCGGCGCGCGCACCGTCGGCCAGTTCGCGCCAGCGCGCGCGGTAAGCATCGAGACCAGGTATGTGGCTGGCCGACACCGGGACGGTCTCGTCCCCGAACGGCTTCAGGCCAAGCGCCTTGAAGGCCAGTGCCGCGGCGCCCGTTGCAGAGCCTTCGCTCATCATCGAGCGCATGACTGTCTGCGTCGGGCGCAGCTGCGCCATCATGGCGGTGAACAGGTCGATCTTCGCCAGGCCGCCGTCGATAACCAGGAGATTTTCCGACTTGATCAGGTCGAGCGACAGGTCCGTCATCATGGCGATATAGAGTGCGGCGACCGCCGCCCTCTCCTCGCCGGTGACGTCGCCGCCGACGACATTCCCCTTCGTCTCGGGGAAGGGTCCACCGGCAGCCCATGACGGCATGGCGAAGACCCCGCGCTCCATCACACGCTCGACCGCTGCCTGCGAGATCGGCTTGTTCCAGTTTTCGCTGATCAGATCGTATTCGCGACCGCCCATGAAGCGAAGCGACGGCGCCGGCTCACCGTTGACCGTCACATTGGCGATCATGTCGCGCTCCTGGTCGAGCGCGCCGAGCGGACAGTCCAGATTGATGATGATGACCCAGGTGCCGGTCGAAACCAGCGTGAAGTCGTGCAGCCCGGTCATGCGGTAATAGGCCAGCGCCGCATTGGAATCGTGCACGCCATTGTGGACGGCGATCGCCCGTATGCTGCCGTCCGGCGTGGTGACGCTGGCCTCGCCGACCACCGCACCCGCAGGCGCAATGGCCGGAAAGCGGTCACGCCAGCCGAGCCGCTCGACCAGCGAGCTGTAGTCGCGCTTGAGCGGCGCCCAAAGCTGGCTATGCGCGCCCAGATAGGACCATTCGGCGAGCTTGCGCCCGCTGAAGCGCCAGACCCAATATTGGGGATAGCACAGGATCGCTTCGGTGGCCGCGAACGCTTCGGGTTCTTCGACCTCCAGCCAGTAGATATGGCGGGCGATGGAGAAACCCAGCGGCAGCCAGGGCGTGTAGGTCTCCGAGAAGTCGGGCAAGATCGGATCGATCGCTCCGGCGATGGGCCTCGGAACTTCCTGCTCATAGTCGAGGATCGGATGCAGCAGCTCGTTGCCGCGCACCAGTGCAAAAGCGCATCCGTGAGCGGAGATCATCATCCGCGTCACGTCATGTGTCTCTGCGACCTCGGCCAGCTCATGGTTCATCCAGGAAAACAAGCGCTCATCGTCGAGCACGCTCTTGCCGCGATAATCATGCCAGACCGGCTTGGTGCGGCGCTCGTCGAGCAGCGTGCCGTCAGGCGAGAACACGAACAGCTTGGAGTTCGTCTTGCCGAGATCGAAGACCGCCAGCGCGCCGCTCATGCACCGCCCCCGTTGGACGCGATTCGCAGCGCGATACCCGCGCTTTCGAGCATCTTGGCATGCTGGTCAGACAGGCCTTCATCGGTGATGACCATGGCCAGCCGCGTCAGCGGCAGGGCGACATTACGGGCATGGATCGAGAACTTGCGGCTGTCGGCCAGGACGACGATCTGGTCGGCGTTGTGGCTGAGCTCCTGGATCGAGCGCACCATCAGCGGATGCGATTCAAGTAGGCCATCAGGGCTGATCCCCTGCGCGCCGAGGAAGAACTTGGAGGCATAGAAGTTGATCGGCTGCGACGGCGAGTAGATGACCCGGGGCTCGCGATGCAGCTCGCCACCCGCCAAGGTCAGGCTGCACTTGCCGTGCTCGCCGAGATAGCCCGCCAACGGCATGGAGTTGGTGAACAGGCGGACATTGCGATCGGCCAGCTTGACGCCCAGATGAAAGCAGGTCGAACCGCCATTGACGATGACCGCATCGCCGTCGGCGACCATAGTCGCGGCCAGTTCGGCGATCAGCCGCTTGGGCTCGACCGCGAGGTCGCGGTTCTCGTCATAAGGACGAGCGAATGCGGTCCCCTGAGCCGCGCTATCCAGCGCGGAGATGCCGCCATAGACCTTTCGGGCACTGCCCGCCTCATCGATCTTGTCGATGTCGCGCCGCACGGTGGCTGCGGAAACGCCGAGATGCTCCTGCAGATCACGCACAGACGCAAAAGGCCGGTCGCGCAAAAGCTCGATGATCTGCCGCTGGCGGACCAGGTCGTTCACGAAAACACCTCCCATGGCTTCGCGAAAAGGCTATGCCATGAGCTAACTTACGCAAATCGATTTGATGCGCAAGCGATTTGTGATGAAAATTGCTCATACTGCGCTGCAACTAGATCATGATGCGACGCACAATGATTTAGTTCGCTCTTTTTACGATTGACAAACCGCATGGCTTGGCCTGATTTTACGGCCAAACGAGAGCGGCGCCCGATCTCGCGCCGGGAGGAATCCGACATGCCCGACACCAACTCCACGCGGCTTGCAAATCTGTGGGACGACGCCAGGGCGGCCGCCATGAGCGAGCCGGAGCGCCTGGTCTATCGCTCCAACATTTTGGGCTCGGACAAGCGCGTCACCAACTATGGCGGCGGCAACACCTCTTCCAAGATCCTCCAGAAGGATCCGCTGACAGGCGCCGAGGTGGAGGTTCTGTGGGTCAAGGGTTCGGGCGGCGACAGCGCGTCGATCAAGCTCGACGGTTTCGCCACGCTGTACATGGACAAGCTGCGCGCGCTGAAAGGACTCTATCGCGGTCTTGCACATGAGGACGAGATGGTCGGCTACCTGCCGCACTGCACGTTCAACCTCAACCCGCGCGCCGCCTCCATCGACACCCCGCTTCACGCCTATGTTCCAAGGGCTTACGTGGACCACATGCACCCCGACGCGATCATCGCGATCGCGGCCGCCAAGGATTCAAAGGCGCTCACTGCCAGGATCTTCGGCGGCGAGATCGGCTGGCTGCCGTGGAAGCGCCCGGGCTTCGAACTCGGGCTCTGGCTCGAAAAATTCTGCCTGGAGAACCCGGCGGCCAAGGGCGTCGTTCTCGAGAGCCATGGCCTGTTCACCTGGGGCGACACGCCCAAGGAGTGCTACGCCACCACCATTGACACCATCAACAAGGCGATCGGCTGGTTCGAAAGCGAGGCGAAGGGCAAGCCGGCCTTTGGCGGCGCGGTTGCGACGTCGCTGCCGGCAGATGAACGCCGGGCAGTCGCCGCGCGCATGATGCCGCGTATCCGCGGCATGATCTCGCAACAGGGCGTGCGCAAGCTTGGTCATTTCGACGACAGCGACGCCGTGCTGGAATTCGTCAACTCGCACCATCTGCGCGATCTCGCAGCCCTCGGCACCTCCTGTCCCGACCATTTCCTGCGCACCAAGATCAGACCGCTGGTGATCGACTTTGATCCTGCCAGGCCTGATGTAGACGCCGTGATTGCGATGCTGCCCAAGGCGCTGGACGATTATCGCGCCAGCTACCAGGCCTATTACGACCGCTGCCGGCATGCGGACTCGCCCGCCGTGCGCGATCCCAACGCCGTGGTCTACCTGATGCCCGGCGTCGGCATGTTCACCTTCGCAGCCGACAAGGCGACATCAAGGATTTCAGGCGAATTCTACGTCAACGCCATCAACGTCATGCGCGGCGCATCATCGGTCTCAACCTATGTCGGTCTGCCCGAGCAGGAAGCCTTCGACATCGAGTACTGGCTGCTCGAGGAGGCCAAGCTGCAGCGCATGCCCAAGCCGAAATCGCTGGCCGGCCAGATCGCCTTCGTCACCGGCGGCGCCGGGGGCATCGGCAAGGCGACGGCCGCCCGGCTTCTGCGCGAAGGCGCTTGCGTTGTCATCGCTGACATCGACGAGGCCGCCCTTGCCACCGCGCATGACGAACTCGGCAAGGCATTCGGCAAGGACTTCGTGCGGCCCGTCCGCCTCGACGTCACCGACGAAACAGGCGTGGCCTCGGCCTATGCCGACAGCGCCGTCGAGTTCGGCGGCACTGATATCTTGGTCTCGAACGCCGGCATCTCCTCGTCAGCGCCGATCGAGGACACGGAACTCGCCATGTGGAACCGCAACATGGATATCCTCGCCAAGGGCTATTTCCTGGTGTCGCGCGAGGCGTTCCGCACTTTCAAGCAGCAGCAGATCGGCGGCAACATCGTCTTCATCGCCTCGAAGAACGGACTGGCCGCCTCGCCCAATGCGGCCGCCTACTGCACGGCCAAGGCGGCCGAGATCCATCTCGCGCGCTGCCTGGCGCTCGAGGGCGCCGAGCATCAGATCCGGGTCAACACCGTCAATCCCGACGCCGTGCTGCGCGGCTCGAAGATCTGGACCGGCGAATGGCGCGAGCAGCGCGCGGCGGCCTACGCAATGCAGCCGGACGAACTCGAGGAACACTACCGCAAGCGCTCGATGCTGAAACGCTCGGTCTTCCCGGAAGACATCGCCGAAGCGGTCTACTTCCTCGCCTCAGATATGTCGGCCAAGTCGACCGGCAACATCATCAATGTCGACGCCGGCAACGCCCAGAGCTTTACCCGGTAGTCCTGTCGGACCAATTCCCTGAGCCGAGCCAAGTCGGCAAGTGGGAGCCGAGGGCAGGTCATCGAGGTGATGGCGCCAGGCCTTGCTGCCAATCGCGGTCTACGAGAAACAAGCGCCACGGGGCGGGGGATTCCGTGGCGCTTGTCCCGTCCGAGCTGATACGACTAGTACGACTTCAGCACGGCGGTAACGCGGTCTCCTTCGCCATTCAGCTGGATCGACACTTTCTCGCCAGCCTGCAGCGCTGGCACGGCGACGTCACGCGGCACCGTAAAGCTCCTGCCGTTTTCAAGCGTTATGACGCGAACGTCATGGTTGTAGCTGGCGACGACGCCGTCGCTGGAGGCGGCGAATGCCACGCCGGCGGTGAGCGCGATGGACGACGCGATGAGGAGGATGGTCTTCATTTGGGAGGTCTTTCCGTTTCTTGGACAAAGGTGGGGCGTTGTCCGGCATCGCTGGGATGTCCGGACTGCTGCTCGCACCAGAGTTTTTCGTGAGGGTTTGACTGCGGTCGGATGACCGGAGCCACAAACCTGCCGCCTGGCAGCAGGTCATCGTCGATTTCAGTCAGGCATTTTCCGTCTCCAATGTTCATCGGCTTTCGAGCCGTCATTGAAGGCTGCTCTTTCCAGTCACTGGAAAGTCAAGTCGTCAATTCACGATCTTTCCGCCGGTCCTTTCGACTGCACCTTGGGGGCGGTCAGCGGACGCTCGCTGCGTCCACCGCCAAAAAAAGCGAGGGCGCATAGCCGGCAACAAAGACGGTTGACCTTCCAGTCACCGGAAACCCTAGCGTCGCCACAAATCATCCAGCGGCGTCGTTACGGGCGTCGCGCATCTGTCTGCGAGGCACACCAAATGACTGGAAAGACAAGAATGTTGCTGTTGGCCACGGTGGCCGTCGGCGCTCCCACATGGCTCATGCAGGCAGGCGATGGGCCGGCCTATGTCAGGCAGGCAATGGCGTCGGTGGAGGCCGCACCGCCACCGCCGCCGCCACAGGTTCCGGTAGCCGAAGTCGTCACCCGCGTGCTTGCGCCGGCGTCCGAGTTCACCGGTGTCGTTGCCGCTGTCAGGACCGTCGAGCTGCGTCCGCGGGTTGGCGGGGTCATCGAAACCGTCAGCGTGCCGGAGGGGGGGCTCGTCGAACGTGGCCAGCTGCTTTTCCAGATCGATCCACGGCCGTTCGAGGTCGCGCTACAGAGTGCCGAAGCGCAACTGCGCCGGGCAACGGTCCTGCTCGAGCAGGCCAAGGTCGACCTCGAACGGTCGCAGCGCCTGGCCCCGAAGGGTGCGATTCCCGCAAAGACGCTGGACGATGATGTTGCGAGCAAACGCGAGCGGGAAGCCCAGGTCGAGGAGGCGCAAGCCGTCGTCGCTGCAGCTAAGCTGGACCTGTCCTACACCCGCGTGACCGCGCCGATCTCGGGCCGCGTCGACAGGGTGTTAGTGACGGAGGGCAACCTGGTTGTCGGTGCGTTGGGGGCCGCGACGTTGCTGACGACGATCGTTTCAGTCGATCCTGCCCATGTCTACTTCGACATCGACGAGGCAACCTACCTGGGTTTCCGGCCTGAAGGAGCGGCATTCGTGTCTCCGGCGCCTGTTGCTGTCGGGCTGACCGGCGAGGACGGCTTTCCCCATGCCGGCGCCCTCGATTTTCTCGGCAACCGAGTCGATCGCAGCACTGGTACGATAAGGGCGCGCGCCATGCTGGCCAATGCCGACGGCCGGCTGACGCCAGGCCTGTTCGCAAGGGTGAAGCTCGCCACGAGTGCCGCCCGCGAGACCGTCCTCATCGATGACCAGGCGGTCGGCACCGACCAGGGCCGGCGCTACGTGCTGGTGCTGGCTGCCGGCGACATGGTCGAATACCGACCGGTCGAACTGGGGGCGATGGTCGACGGGTTGCGCGTCGTCGAGCATGGCCTCAGCGGTGGCGAGACGATCATCATCAAGGGACTGGTGCGACCGGGCATGCAGGTGGCGCCAAACCGGATCGCGATGGCACCTGTCGCGGCCTCCGTTGATGGCGCCAGCTTGGAGGCGCGTCGATGAACCTACCTCACTTCTTCATCAACCGCCCGATCTTCGCCATCGTGCTGTCGGCGCTCATGCTGATTGCGGGCGCCTTGGCACTGTTCCGCCTGTCGCTCAGCGAATACCCTGCCGTCACCCCGCCCACCGTCCAGGTGTCGGCGAGCTATCCGGGCGCCAGTCCCGAAGTGATCGCCGAGACTGTTGCCTCGCCGCTCGAACAGTCGATCAACGGCGTCGAAGGCATGCTCTACATGAGTTCGCAAGCAGCCACCGACGGGCGGATGACTTTGACCGTGACCTTCGCCCAGGGCACCGATCCCGACATGGCGCAGATCCAGGTGCAGAACCGCGTGTCGCGGGCCCTGCCGCGCCTGCCCGAGGAAGTCCAGCGCATCGGCGTTGTCACCCAGAAGACCTCACCCGACATCCTGATGGTCGTTCACCTGGTGTCGCCGGACAAGCGCTACGATCCGCTCTACATCTCCAACTTCGCCAGCCTGCAGGTGCGCGACACGCTCTCCCGCCTGCCCGGTGTCGGCGACGTGATCGTCTGGGGGGCGGGCGAATATGCCATGCGCGTCTGGCTCGACCCGGCCAAGGTGGCGGCGCGCGGCATGACGGCGGGCGACGTGGTCGGCGCCATTCGCGAACAGAATGTACAGGTCGCCGCAGGCGCGATCGGCCAGCAGCCGTCTCGGGAGGCCAGCTTCCAGGTCACCGTAAGTGCTGTGGGTCGGCTGACCAGCGAGGAGCAGTTCGGTGAGATCATCATCAAGACGGGCGCGGACGGCCAGGTCGTGCGCCTGCGCGACGTCGCCCGCATTGGCCTTGGCGCCGACGGTTATGCGCTGCGCAGCCTGCTCGACGGCGAACCGGCGGTTGCCCTGCAGATCATCCAGCGTCCGGGGGCGAATGCGCTTGATGTCTCAAGCGCGGTCCGCGCCGAAATGCAACGCCTGCAGGCAGGGTTCCCCGAGGGCCTGGAATATCGCATCGCCTATGACCCGACCGTCTTTGTCCGGGCGTCGCTGGCGGCCGTCGTGCAGACCTTGCTCGAGGCCATCGCCCTCGTCGTGATCGTCGTCGTGCTGTTCCTGCAGAGCTGGCGCGCCTCGATCATCCCGCTTGTCGCAGTGCCAATCTCGCTCGTCGGCACGCTGGCGGTGATGTACCTCCTCGGTTTCTCGCTCAACACGCTGTCGCTGTTCGGCCTGGTACTGTCGATCGGCATCGTTGTCGACGATGCCATCGTCGTCGTCGAGAATGTCGAACGCCACATAGGGCTGGGCGAGACGCCGAAGGAGGCGGCGCGCAGGGCGATGGATGAGGTCACGGCGCCGATCATCGCCATCACTTCGGTGCTCGCGGCCGTGTTCATACCCTCGGCCTTCCTGTCCGGCCTGCAGGGCGAGTTCTACCGCCAGTTCGCGGTGACTATCGCCATCTCGACCGTGCTGTCGGCGATCAATTCGCTGACGCTGTCGCCGGCGCTCGCAGCTATGCTTTTGAAGCCGCACCATGGCGAAGGCCGCCACGACTGGCTGACTCGCGCCATCGACTTCCTGTTTGGACGGTTCTTCCGAGTCTTCAACCGCTTCTTTGACAGCACCTCGAACGCCTATGTCGGAGCGGCGCGCCGCGCCATCCGCATCAGCGGCGTGGTGTTCCTGGCCTATGCCGGATTGCTGGGCGCGACCTATCTCGGCTTCCAGAGCATCCCCGGCGGCTTCGTACCGGCACAGGACAAATACTATCTTGTCGGCATCGCCCAGCTGCCCTCCGGTGCATCGCTTGACCGCACCGAATCCGTGGTCAGGGAAATGTCGAAGATCGCCTTGGCCGAGCCTGGCGTCGAAAGCGTCGTCGCTTTTCCCGGCCTTTCGGTCAACGGCTTCGTCAATTTGCCCAACGCCGCCGTGGTCTTTGCCATGCTCGACCCGTTCGATCAGCGCAAGGATCGGTCACTTTCGGCCAACGCCATCGCCGGTCGCCTGATGAGCAAGTACAGCCAGATCCCGGACGGCTTCGTCGGCATCTTCCCGCCACCGCCCGTACCCGGCCTTGGCACGACCGGCGGTTTCAAGCTGCAGATCGAGGATCGCGCCGGCCTCGGCCTCGACGCTCTTGCGAAAGTGCAAAGCGAGGTCATGGCCAAGGCTGCCGCAGCCCCCGAACTCGCGGGCATGATGGCGAGTTTCCAGGTCAACGCGCCACAGGTCCAGGTGGACATCGATCGCGTCAAGGCAAAGACCCAGCATGTGCCGCTGACAGGCATATTCGAAACCCTGCAGGTCAATCTCGGTTCGCTCTATGCCAACGACTTTAACCGCTTCGGTCGCACCTATCGCGTCATCGTGCAGGCGGACGCGCCGTTCCGCGCCGAGGTGGACGATATCGCTCGCCTGAAGGTTCGAAATGCCTCAGGCGAAATGGTGCCGCTGGCGGCATTGGCGACGATCGCCGCGAGCTCCGGCCCAGATCGCGTGATGCACTATAACGGCTATTCCTCGGTCGACATAACAGGAGGACCGGCCGCAGGCTATTCGTCCGGCCAGGCCACCGATGCCATCGAACGGATCATGAAGGAGACATTGCCGGCCGGCATGGCTTTCGAGTGGACCGACCTGATCTTTCAGGAAAAGCAAGCAGGCAACACCGCCATGATCGTCTTCCCGCTCGCGGTTTTGCTCGCCTTCCTGATCCTGGCCGCGCAATACAACAGCTGGTCCTTGCCCTTCGCGGTACTGCTGATCGCGCCGCTGGCGCTACTCTCCGCGATATCAGGGGTCTGGTTCTCGGGCGGCGACAACAACATCTTCACCCAGATCGCCTTCGTCGTCCTTGTCGGCCTTGCCGCCAAGAACGCGATCCTCATCGTCGAGTTCGCCCATGAGGAGGAAAGGAAAGGGCGCGATCCCCTGGCCGCGGTCCTCGAAGCCGCGCGCCTGCGCCTCCGTCCGATCCTGATGACTTCGCTCGCCTTCATCGCCGGCGTGGTACCACTGGTCATTGCGACGGGCGCCGGCGCCGAGATGCGCCACGCCATGGGCGTCGCCGTGTTCGCCGGCATGTTGGGGGTGACGCTGTTCGGCCTGATCCTGACGCCAGTCTTCTACGTCGCAGTCAGGCGGCTGGTGCTGCGGCGGCGTAGCGCAGAAGCCGAGCGGGTCCGGTAGCAACCCTCCGGACAGTAACCAGACGTGGCCGCAAAACCCTGCAGGCCATTCATTCGGACTGAAACTGGCGCTGGCTGCTCGCTCGATCCCTTGTCGAGCGTCAGCACGTTGGGGTTGCCTTGGACATCGGCCGTCGATCCTGACCACATCAAGCCAGCGCCGGGGCAGGACGACGCAGTTGGCGCGCATTTCCGGATTAAGCGCGACAGTTGCAAGGCAGACCCCGCGCGCGGTGTAGATTTCAGCACGTCACCTTGGTCGAGGCTGCGGCGCGCGGCCGTGTCCGGATGCAGGCGGCAAACCTCGCATCCTCGAACCTTGTGGACGCAGACCTCGGCCGAGGCGTCGCTCCGGCCGTTCAGCAGGTGCCACGGTTGTGGTGAGATCAGGTGCAATTCATCCGCTTGCGCCCGCCCCTGCCATTCGACAGGCTCGCGCCATTCGGGTGTGTCCGAAAGCTCCGCCATCCCCATCGCGCCAATGGCCATCTCGATCCTGCCGGACGGGGTCTTCAGGGGATTTGCCTCAGGATCGCGTACGAAGGCCTCGGAAACATACCGTCTTATGGCGGGAAGTTGTCGTGCGGTTATTACCCAGAATCAATGCCATAACCGCACTGCCTGTCATACCTGCACAATGATCGATAATGTTGCATTATCGCTCATTTGATGGCCTACTGTGAAAATGGCCTCTAATGTCGAGCAAAATCCGGAAAACCATACCAAACTGCACTCTCCTCGACGAGAGAGCACGTCTGAAAACGCTGTTCTGGACGGGAACAGCCCCGCTGATGCCGTTTCCATCGATGCCTTGCCCGACATCGTCGATGTCGTGATGGCCATGGGCCGGCAAGCCGAGCGGGCGCTCGAGCCGGAAGCCGCCATCGCGTCGGACGGAAACCCCTCCCCTACCCTGCCATCTGTCGACGTCATGCCCGCCGGCGGCCTTGTGGGCCAGCTCGGCGATCTGGCTGAACGGGCGCGCGGTTATGTCGAGGCGGCCAGTTCCGCCAACACCCGCCGCGCCTATGGTGCCGACTGGAAGCATTTTTCCGACTGGGCCCGGCGCCAGGGTTTTGCCACCATGCCGCCCGATCCCGAGACCGTCGGGCTCTACATCACCGCACTCGCTTCCGGCGCCGGCGGCGGCGACAAGAAGTCCGTCTCGACCATCGAAAGACGGCTCTCCTCGCTCGCCTGGAACTATGCCCAGCGCGGGGCAGAAAAACTCGACCGGAAGCACCGTGCCATCGCCACCGTCATGGCCGGCATCCGCAACGCCCATGCCCGCCCTCCCCGACAGAAGGAAGCAATCCTGCCCGAGGATCTGATGGCGATGCTGGAAACGCTCGAACGCGGCACTTTGCGCGGCTTGCGCGATCGCGCCATGTTGCTGCTCGGCTTCACCGGTGCGCTGCGCCGCTCGGAGATCGTCGGGCTCGACTGCGGTCGCGACCAGACCGAAGACGGCCGCGGCTGGATCGAAATCTTTCCCGGCAAGGGCATCCTGGTCACCTTGCGCGGCAAGACCGGCTGGCGCGAGGTCGAGATCGGCCGCGGTTCCGCCGACATTACCTGCCCGGTCGTGGCTTTGGAGACATGGCTGAGCCTTGCCCGCATTGGCCATGGCCCATTGTTTCGGCGTATCACCGGCGAGGGCAAAAAGGTCGGCACTGAGCGGCTGAATGACCAGGAAGTCGCCCGTCTGGTCAAGCGCACGGCCCTTGCCGCCGGCGTGCGCGGCGACCTGACCGAGGCTGAACGGACCAGGCTTTTTGCCGGCCATTCGCTACGCGCCGGCCTCGCCTCATCGGCCGAAGTCGAGGAGCGTTACGTGCAGAAGCAGCTTGGCCATGCCAGCGCCGAAATGACCCGCAAATACCAGCGCCGCCGCGACCGCTTCCGCATCAACCTCACCAAAGCGTCAGGATTGTAGAGCCGATCCGGCGATTGCTTGTTTGAAGTTCCGTTAAAGGCATTCGCAGTCCGCCTCTCACGCTTGTGCAGGCAGTCGCGGCAACTGCTTCCTTGCCTTTATGGAGCGTGACTCCATAAACGGCTGATCACCAGCACAGAACTAAGCTTGTCTCACGTGACTTACGGGCCCGTTATCAGGACAACGAGGATGTCCACTCAGGCCCCGCTCGGAGTTATCAACACCAGCGAAGGGAAGTAGGTGCGGAAGCGGCCAACATCGCGCGTTAGGACGGCCTGGTCGGCTACTGCCGCGTGTGCGCCGACGAAGAAGTCTGGCAACACGCCAGTCCGTGAGCCGCCAGCACGACGGTACTGCGTAAACACTTTGCCCGCCAGAAACAGCGCTTCACGCGGCATCGGCGCGATCTCAAGCCCCGCTTCCTCGACAAATGCGTCAAGATCTTCGATCCGCTCGTATCTAACCGCAAGCTCGGCATAGACCACGTCGTTAATGACCAGTGGTCCCCGCAAACTCCACGTCTCAAGCTGGCTAATCGACCAGTCTGCCCAATGCGGATCATTCGTGACCAAGTCGAGCAGGACGTTGGTATCGACCAGTGTCACCCCTCGCCCCGCGTCAGTGCCATGATAGCATCTGTATCGAGACCGGTTCCAGCATGACCCCGCAATTTCGCGAACCGGCTCGGCGGCTGCTTCTTATCCGCACGCGTGATTACCACGCTACCGT comes from the Aminobacter aminovorans genome and includes:
- a CDS encoding efflux RND transporter permease subunit, encoding MNLPHFFINRPIFAIVLSALMLIAGALALFRLSLSEYPAVTPPTVQVSASYPGASPEVIAETVASPLEQSINGVEGMLYMSSQAATDGRMTLTVTFAQGTDPDMAQIQVQNRVSRALPRLPEEVQRIGVVTQKTSPDILMVVHLVSPDKRYDPLYISNFASLQVRDTLSRLPGVGDVIVWGAGEYAMRVWLDPAKVAARGMTAGDVVGAIREQNVQVAAGAIGQQPSREASFQVTVSAVGRLTSEEQFGEIIIKTGADGQVVRLRDVARIGLGADGYALRSLLDGEPAVALQIIQRPGANALDVSSAVRAEMQRLQAGFPEGLEYRIAYDPTVFVRASLAAVVQTLLEAIALVVIVVVLFLQSWRASIIPLVAVPISLVGTLAVMYLLGFSLNTLSLFGLVLSIGIVVDDAIVVVENVERHIGLGETPKEAARRAMDEVTAPIIAITSVLAAVFIPSAFLSGLQGEFYRQFAVTIAISTVLSAINSLTLSPALAAMLLKPHHGEGRHDWLTRAIDFLFGRFFRVFNRFFDSTSNAYVGAARRAIRISGVVFLAYAGLLGATYLGFQSIPGGFVPAQDKYYLVGIAQLPSGASLDRTESVVREMSKIALAEPGVESVVAFPGLSVNGFVNLPNAAVVFAMLDPFDQRKDRSLSANAIAGRLMSKYSQIPDGFVGIFPPPPVPGLGTTGGFKLQIEDRAGLGLDALAKVQSEVMAKAAAAPELAGMMASFQVNAPQVQVDIDRVKAKTQHVPLTGIFETLQVNLGSLYANDFNRFGRTYRVIVQADAPFRAEVDDIARLKVRNASGEMVPLAALATIAASSGPDRVMHYNGYSSVDITGGPAAGYSSGQATDAIERIMKETLPAGMAFEWTDLIFQEKQAGNTAMIVFPLAVLLAFLILAAQYNSWSLPFAVLLIAPLALLSAISGVWFSGGDNNIFTQIAFVVLVGLAAKNAILIVEFAHEEERKGRDPLAAVLEAARLRLRPILMTSLAFIAGVVPLVIATGAGAEMRHAMGVAVFAGMLGVTLFGLILTPVFYVAVRRLVLRRRSAEAERVR
- a CDS encoding site-specific integrase, which encodes MASNVEQNPENHTKLHSPRRESTSENAVLDGNSPADAVSIDALPDIVDVVMAMGRQAERALEPEAAIASDGNPSPTLPSVDVMPAGGLVGQLGDLAERARGYVEAASSANTRRAYGADWKHFSDWARRQGFATMPPDPETVGLYITALASGAGGGDKKSVSTIERRLSSLAWNYAQRGAEKLDRKHRAIATVMAGIRNAHARPPRQKEAILPEDLMAMLETLERGTLRGLRDRAMLLLGFTGALRRSEIVGLDCGRDQTEDGRGWIEIFPGKGILVTLRGKTGWREVEIGRGSADITCPVVALETWLSLARIGHGPLFRRITGEGKKVGTERLNDQEVARLVKRTALAAGVRGDLTEAERTRLFAGHSLRAGLASSAEVEERYVQKQLGHASAEMTRKYQRRRDRFRINLTKASGL
- a CDS encoding type II toxin-antitoxin system VapC family toxin, with amino-acid sequence MTLVDTNVLLDLVTNDPHWADWSISQLETWSLRGPLVINDVVYAELAVRYERIEDLDAFVEEAGLEIAPMPREALFLAGKVFTQYRRAGGSRTGVLPDFFVGAHAAVADQAVLTRDVGRFRTYFPSLVLITPSGA
- a CDS encoding AbrB/MazE/SpoVT family DNA-binding domain-containing protein — protein: MPTTVTAKGQVTIPKPVRELLGIVPGSRVDFRRAADGSVVITRADKKQPPSRFAKLRGHAGTGLDTDAIMALTRGEG